One window of the Amycolatopsis mediterranei genome contains the following:
- a CDS encoding helix-turn-helix transcriptional regulator, with protein sequence MDSTFDAATLGAFLRTRRAALQPEDVGLRRGHRRRAPGLRREEVAQLCSMSADYFARLERGDGPQPSEPMLAAVARGLRLTPGERDHLFLLAGYRTARRDLRAGHVSPGLMRVMDRIADTPAQVMGPLGETLLQTPSAVALLGEQTQYTGHARSAPYRWFTDPAARERYHPGDHARTSRVNVAQLRAAVTRDGPRSPAAELVAALRGTGDEFDGLWERHEVGLRLSETKRFVHPEIGRLDLYCQLLLEPDEGQSLLIFTATPGTEDQEKLALLTVVGTEEFSVGTE encoded by the coding sequence ATGGACAGCACGTTCGACGCGGCCACTCTCGGCGCCTTCCTGCGCACCCGGCGGGCGGCGCTGCAACCGGAAGACGTCGGGCTCCGGCGCGGGCACCGCCGGCGCGCACCGGGCCTGCGCCGGGAAGAGGTCGCGCAGCTGTGCAGCATGTCGGCGGACTACTTCGCCCGCCTCGAACGCGGCGACGGGCCGCAGCCCTCCGAGCCGATGCTCGCGGCCGTCGCCCGGGGGCTGCGGCTCACCCCCGGCGAACGTGATCACCTGTTCCTCCTGGCGGGCTACCGCACGGCTCGCCGCGACCTGCGGGCCGGGCACGTGAGCCCCGGCCTGATGCGCGTCATGGACCGCATCGCCGACACCCCGGCCCAGGTCATGGGGCCGCTGGGCGAGACGCTGCTGCAGACGCCGTCCGCGGTCGCGCTGCTGGGCGAGCAGACGCAGTACACCGGCCACGCCCGCAGCGCGCCGTACCGCTGGTTCACCGATCCGGCCGCCCGCGAGCGCTACCACCCCGGCGACCACGCGCGGACCAGCCGCGTCAACGTCGCCCAGCTGCGCGCGGCGGTCACCCGCGACGGCCCCCGTTCGCCCGCCGCAGAGCTTGTCGCGGCCCTGCGCGGCACCGGCGACGAGTTCGACGGGCTGTGGGAACGTCACGAAGTGGGCCTCCGGCTCAGCGAGACCAAGCGGTTCGTCCACCCCGAAATCGGCCGGCTCGACCTCTACTGCCAGCTCCTGCTCGAGCCCGACGAGGGCCAGTCGCTGCTCATCTTCACCGCCACCCCGGGTACCGAAGACCAGGAAAAGCTCGCGCTGCTCACGGTGGTGGGCACCGAGGAGTTCTCCGTCGGAACCGAGTGA
- a CDS encoding SDR family NAD(P)-dependent oxidoreductase, with the protein MTQWTENEIPDQTGRTVVITGAGRGLGLITARALAGAGARVVLGVRDLDRGRRAVAGLPGRFDVRPLDVADLGSVRAFAAAWTGDLDVLINNAGVMDTPAARTADGFDRQTATNYLGPFVLTNLLLEHVTDRVVHVTSQLHRQGRIDLADLDWRTRPYHSMAAYRASKLAVVLHSLELQRRLDARGSVVRSVLASPGIARTGLAAHSRSDIVNRVPFLTNSPEQGALSLLYAATQDVPGNAYVGPGGLGGLRGSPAVGRPGRNGLDEELAARLWDVTAELVGPAPRSPEAADGGGVYICSYDPLRSPGPDRRPAAPPA; encoded by the coding sequence ATGACTCAGTGGACAGAAAACGAGATCCCGGACCAGACCGGCCGGACCGTGGTGATCACCGGCGCCGGCCGCGGGCTCGGCCTGATCACGGCCCGCGCGCTGGCGGGGGCCGGAGCCCGGGTCGTGCTCGGGGTGCGCGACCTCGACCGGGGACGGCGGGCTGTCGCCGGGCTGCCCGGCCGCTTCGACGTCCGGCCGCTGGACGTCGCGGACCTCGGTTCGGTGCGGGCCTTCGCCGCCGCCTGGACGGGTGACCTCGACGTGCTGATCAACAACGCCGGCGTCATGGACACCCCCGCCGCGCGGACGGCGGACGGCTTCGACCGGCAGACCGCGACCAACTACCTCGGCCCGTTCGTGCTGACGAACCTGCTGCTCGAGCACGTCACCGACCGGGTGGTGCACGTCACCAGCCAGCTGCACCGCCAGGGCCGGATAGACCTGGCCGACCTGGACTGGCGCACCCGTCCGTACCACAGCATGGCCGCCTACCGGGCGTCCAAGCTCGCCGTCGTGCTGCACTCCCTCGAGCTGCAGCGCCGGCTGGACGCCCGGGGCAGCGTGGTCCGCTCGGTGCTCGCCAGCCCGGGGATCGCCCGCACCGGCCTGGCCGCGCACTCGCGGTCGGACATCGTCAACCGCGTCCCGTTCCTCACCAACTCGCCCGAGCAGGGTGCGTTGTCGCTGCTCTACGCCGCGACGCAGGACGTTCCCGGCAACGCCTACGTCGGGCCCGGCGGTCTCGGCGGCCTTCGCGGCTCTCCGGCCGTCGGCCGGCCGGGCAGGAACGGTCTCGACGAGGAGCTGGCCGCCCGGCTCTGGGACGTCACCGCCGAACTCGTCGGCCCGGCGCCCCGGTCTCCCGAGGCGGCCGACGGCGGCGGTGTGTACATTTGTTCTTATGACCCACTCCGGAGCCCGGGACCGGACCGGCGGCCGGCGGCCCCGCCGGCATGA
- a CDS encoding TetR/AcrR family transcriptional regulator, giving the protein MTHSGARDRTGGRRPRRHDPGRRIRILDAALDVLVERGMTGMTHRHVAARADVPLGSVTYHFAGLAELQAQAFARFVELQTAVFERLFDDVGTREEFVEVLVDLVHASPARQRSAVLGFELHLAALRDPGLRVLAEAWTRSSQEALARFVGAEAAARLDALLEGMIMHALLATGPRSREAARAAIDPAVERPGPDGFPRTQGEHHVR; this is encoded by the coding sequence ATGACCCACTCCGGAGCCCGGGACCGGACCGGCGGCCGGCGGCCCCGCCGGCATGATCCCGGCCGCCGGATCCGCATTCTCGACGCGGCGCTGGATGTCCTGGTGGAGCGCGGGATGACCGGGATGACGCACCGGCACGTCGCCGCCCGGGCCGACGTGCCGCTCGGTTCGGTCACCTACCACTTCGCCGGCTTGGCCGAGCTGCAGGCGCAAGCGTTCGCGCGGTTCGTCGAGCTGCAGACCGCGGTGTTCGAGCGGCTCTTCGACGACGTCGGGACCCGCGAGGAGTTCGTCGAGGTGCTGGTCGACCTCGTCCACGCGAGCCCGGCCCGGCAGCGCAGTGCGGTGCTCGGGTTCGAGCTGCACCTGGCGGCCCTGCGCGACCCCGGGCTCCGCGTGCTGGCCGAGGCGTGGACGAGGAGCAGCCAAGAGGCGCTGGCCCGCTTCGTCGGCGCGGAAGCCGCCGCACGCCTGGACGCGCTGCTCGAAGGGATGATCATGCACGCACTGCTGGCGACCGGACCGCGGTCCCGGGAGGCGGCCCGGGCGGCCATCGACCCGGCTGTCGAGCGGCCCGGCCCGGACGGCTTTCCGCGAACGCAAGGAGAACACCATGTCCGATAG